In a genomic window of Methylovirgula sp. 4M-Z18:
- a CDS encoding HlyC/CorC family transporter → MHGAGDDGIDVNLWLAGVIVLVSVILSAFFAGAETALTAASRARMHALETSGNRQAIIVNRLLSIRERFIGAMLLGNQLVNIAASAFTTSVLVALAGHSGAIYATAIMTVLIVVFAEVLPKTLAIKFPDRMSLLIAPLVNVFVMIFTPVLIAVEAFVHALLMPFGVNVSEQKSILSGHEELKGTVDLLHKEGGVERSDRDMFGGILNLKELEVSDVMIHRTKMRTINADLPPYELVREVLASPYTRMPLWREHPDNIIGVLHAKDLLRALDTVGGDARQVNVSDIAFDAWFVPDTTGVQDQLQAFLKRKSHFALVVDEYGEVMGLVTLEDILEEIVGDIKDEHDIAVQGVRPQRDGTVVVDGSVPIRDLNRVMGWTLPDEEATTIAGLVIHEARAIPEAGQVFTFHGFRFEVLRKIRNRITSLRITRVPGGEEEKEG, encoded by the coding sequence ATGCACGGCGCGGGTGATGATGGTATCGACGTCAATCTCTGGCTTGCAGGCGTCATCGTTCTTGTCAGCGTGATTCTGTCGGCGTTCTTCGCCGGCGCGGAGACGGCGCTCACCGCCGCCTCGCGCGCCCGCATGCATGCGCTCGAAACCAGCGGCAATCGGCAGGCGATCATCGTCAATCGCCTGCTGTCGATCCGCGAGCGGTTCATCGGCGCAATGCTGCTCGGCAATCAGCTCGTGAATATCGCCGCCTCGGCCTTCACGACGAGCGTGCTCGTCGCGCTGGCCGGCCATAGCGGCGCCATCTATGCGACAGCGATCATGACAGTGCTGATCGTGGTCTTTGCCGAGGTGCTACCCAAAACCCTGGCGATCAAATTCCCCGACCGCATGTCGCTGCTGATCGCGCCGCTGGTGAATGTCTTCGTGATGATTTTCACCCCCGTGCTGATTGCCGTCGAAGCCTTCGTGCACGCCCTGCTCATGCCGTTCGGCGTCAATGTCAGCGAGCAGAAATCCATTCTCTCCGGCCACGAGGAATTGAAGGGCACGGTCGATCTGCTGCACAAGGAAGGCGGCGTCGAGCGCTCCGACCGCGACATGTTCGGCGGCATCCTCAACCTGAAGGAACTCGAAGTGTCGGACGTGATGATCCACCGCACCAAGATGCGGACGATCAATGCGGACCTGCCGCCTTATGAACTGGTGCGCGAGGTGCTGGCCTCGCCCTACACGCGCATGCCGCTGTGGCGCGAACATCCGGACAACATCATCGGCGTGCTGCACGCCAAGGATCTTCTGCGCGCGCTCGATACGGTCGGCGGCGATGCGCGCCAGGTGAACGTGTCGGACATTGCCTTCGACGCGTGGTTCGTGCCGGACACGACCGGCGTACAGGATCAGTTGCAGGCCTTCTTGAAGCGCAAATCGCATTTCGCGCTGGTGGTCGACGAATATGGCGAGGTGATGGGCCTTGTGACCCTCGAGGATATTCTGGAGGAGATCGTCGGCGACATTAAGGACGAGCACGACATCGCCGTCCAAGGCGTGCGGCCGCAGCGCGACGGCACCGTGGTCGTCGACGGCTCGGTGCCGATCCGCGACCTCAACCGCGTCATGGGCTGGACGCTGCCGGATGAGGAAGCCACCACCATCGCCGGCCTCGTCATCCACGAAGCCCGCGCCATTCCCGAAGCGGGCCAGGTCTTCACCTTCCACGGATTCCGCTTCGAAGTCCTGCGTAAGATCCGCAACCGCATCACCAGCCTACGCATCACCCGCGTCCCCGGCGGCGAGGAGGAAAAGGAGGGGTGA
- a CDS encoding citrate synthase family protein, which yields MDEMQQRERFLTAEEAAKTLGVGRATLYAYVSRGLIRTDEAADDPRRRLYSAPDIEALKQRKTTLRRPGEIAAGTLAWGLPVLSSSITLIADGRFFYRGRNAVEWAETATLEETARLLWDCGAHDPFAEAGSAPPGWDDALLEQLAGLPLTERCQALLPLVAAGQAITWQRDSRHLWGGAVALMRALAGAAIAAQPDAQPIHRHLAAAWGLDAAGADIVRRALVLVADHELNASAFAVRVVASTGASLGACLNAGLGALSGPLHGGTMSIVEILFDEVDRVGDAAAVIESRLRRGERVPGFGHHPLYPDGDPRAAALLPLLPQDAARDVLAQMMTETTGKRPNVDFALVSLRRAFRLPPGSALALFAIGRTAGWIAHALEQRQDDKLIRPRARYTGPPASAE from the coding sequence ATGGACGAGATGCAGCAGCGCGAACGATTCCTCACGGCCGAGGAAGCCGCTAAGACCCTCGGTGTCGGCCGGGCGACCCTTTATGCCTATGTGAGCCGCGGCTTGATCCGCACGGACGAGGCCGCCGACGATCCGCGCCGCCGGCTTTACAGCGCGCCCGACATCGAGGCGTTGAAGCAGCGCAAGACGACATTGCGGCGCCCCGGCGAGATCGCCGCCGGCACGCTCGCCTGGGGGCTGCCGGTCCTGTCCTCGAGCATCACATTGATTGCGGACGGACGCTTCTTCTATCGCGGCCGCAATGCGGTCGAATGGGCCGAGACGGCGACGCTCGAAGAGACGGCGCGGCTACTGTGGGATTGCGGCGCGCACGATCCCTTCGCCGAGGCCGGATCGGCCCCGCCCGGCTGGGACGACGCGCTCCTGGAACAGCTCGCGGGCCTGCCGCTGACCGAACGGTGCCAGGCCCTGCTGCCGCTGGTCGCCGCCGGCCAGGCGATCACGTGGCAGCGCGACAGCCGGCATTTGTGGGGCGGCGCCGTCGCCCTGATGCGCGCCCTTGCTGGTGCCGCCATTGCCGCGCAACCGGATGCGCAGCCGATCCACCGGCACCTCGCCGCAGCCTGGGGGCTCGATGCCGCCGGCGCCGACATCGTGCGGCGGGCTCTGGTGCTGGTTGCGGATCACGAACTCAATGCCTCGGCCTTCGCGGTCAGGGTCGTCGCCTCGACCGGCGCCTCGCTCGGCGCGTGTCTCAATGCCGGCCTTGGCGCGCTCAGCGGCCCGTTGCACGGCGGCACGATGAGCATTGTCGAAATCCTGTTCGACGAGGTCGATCGCGTCGGCGATGCGGCGGCCGTCATCGAATCGCGGCTGCGGCGCGGCGAGCGCGTGCCAGGGTTCGGCCATCATCCGCTCTATCCCGACGGCGATCCGCGCGCCGCCGCCTTGCTGCCGCTGCTGCCGCAGGACGCCGCGCGCGACGTCCTTGCGCAGATGATGACCGAGACCACCGGGAAGCGGCCAAATGTGGATTTCGCGCTGGTTTCGCTACGCCGCGCCTTCCGTCTGCCGCCGGGCTCGGCGCTGGCGCTCTTCGCGATCGGCCGGACGGCGGGCTGGATCGCGCATGCGCTCGAACAGCGCCAGGACGACAAGCTCATCCGCCCCCGGGCACGCTACACCGGGCCACCGGCCTCGGCCGAATAA
- the aroB gene encoding 3-dehydroquinate synthase — protein MSHNPQPEAALLAALGARCIVLVGMMGSGKTSVGRRLAARLGLDFADADAEIEAAHRMTIPEIFARHGEPYFRDGERRVLARLLAEGPKVVATGGGAFMNAETRARIAELGVSIWLKADFDVLIRRVRRRANRPLLQTPDPEGALRKLIDDRYPTYALADVTVVSHDGPHEMVMAETMQALMSYLNVHPAPQARPAATEESLFMTKVRVDLGQRSYDILVGDAIIERAGAEIAKLRPRAACAIVTDSHVAHHHLAAFSQSLDAAGIRHVSVVVPPGEASKSYAHFAQVCDGILAARMERGDLVVALGGGVVGDLAGYAAASVRRGMDFVQVPTSLLAQVDSSVGGKTGINSPHGKNLVGAFHQPVLVLADTACLDTLPPREFRAGYAEVAKYGLIDNPDFFDWLETNWGQVFAGGPARQEAIRRSCAAKAAVVARDERETADRALLNLGHTFGHAFERLTGYDGTRLVHGEGVAIGMACAFRFSQKLGLCHGQDVTRVEAHLRNVGLPVHIRQIPGWNAPVEAVLDAMYQDKKVSRGTLTFILAHGIGQSFIAKNVAAEDVLAFLSEDMERI, from the coding sequence ATGTCTCACAACCCTCAGCCGGAAGCGGCCTTGCTCGCCGCTCTCGGTGCGCGCTGTATTGTGCTCGTCGGCATGATGGGCTCGGGCAAGACGTCGGTCGGACGGCGGCTCGCGGCGCGGCTTGGCCTCGATTTCGCCGACGCCGATGCCGAAATCGAAGCGGCGCACCGCATGACGATCCCGGAAATCTTTGCCCGGCACGGCGAACCCTATTTTCGCGACGGCGAGCGGCGGGTGCTCGCGCGGCTCCTGGCCGAGGGGCCGAAAGTGGTCGCGACCGGCGGCGGCGCCTTCATGAATGCCGAAACCCGCGCGCGCATCGCCGAACTCGGGGTCTCGATCTGGCTGAAAGCCGATTTCGACGTGCTGATCCGCCGCGTGCGCCGGCGCGCGAACCGGCCGCTGCTGCAGACGCCGGATCCCGAAGGCGCTTTGCGCAAATTGATCGACGACCGTTACCCGACCTACGCCCTGGCCGACGTGACGGTTGTGTCCCATGATGGTCCGCACGAGATGGTCATGGCGGAAACGATGCAGGCTTTGATGTCCTATTTGAACGTTCACCCGGCGCCGCAGGCCCGTCCCGCCGCGACGGAAGAGAGTCTTTTCATGACCAAGGTGCGGGTCGATCTCGGACAGCGCAGCTACGATATTCTCGTCGGCGACGCGATCATCGAACGGGCCGGCGCGGAAATCGCCAAGCTCCGCCCGCGCGCGGCTTGCGCGATCGTTACCGACAGCCATGTGGCCCATCATCATCTGGCGGCTTTTAGCCAGAGTCTCGATGCCGCCGGCATCCGCCACGTCAGCGTGGTCGTGCCGCCAGGCGAAGCCTCGAAGAGCTACGCACATTTCGCACAGGTCTGCGACGGCATCCTCGCCGCGCGGATGGAGCGCGGCGATCTCGTCGTCGCGCTCGGCGGCGGCGTTGTCGGCGATCTCGCCGGCTATGCCGCGGCGAGCGTGCGGCGCGGCATGGATTTCGTGCAGGTGCCGACATCTCTTTTGGCGCAGGTCGATTCCTCTGTCGGCGGCAAGACCGGCATCAATTCGCCGCACGGCAAGAATCTCGTCGGCGCCTTCCATCAGCCCGTTCTCGTGCTCGCGGACACGGCCTGTCTCGATACCTTGCCGCCGCGCGAATTCAGGGCGGGCTATGCCGAGGTCGCCAAATACGGCCTGATCGACAATCCGGATTTCTTCGATTGGCTGGAAACGAATTGGGGCCAGGTGTTTGCCGGCGGCCCGGCGCGGCAGGAGGCGATCCGCCGCTCCTGTGCGGCCAAGGCAGCCGTGGTGGCGCGCGACGAGCGCGAGACGGCCGACCGCGCGCTGCTCAATCTCGGCCACACGTTCGGCCACGCTTTCGAGCGGCTCACCGGCTATGACGGCACGCGGCTCGTGCATGGCGAAGGCGTTGCGATCGGTATGGCCTGCGCCTTCCGCTTCTCGCAAAAGCTCGGCCTGTGCCACGGCCAGGACGTCACGCGCGTCGAGGCGCATCTGCGCAATGTCGGCCTGCCCGTCCACATCCGGCAAATCCCCGGCTGGAATGCGCCGGTCGAAGCCGTGCTCGACGCGATGTATCAGGACAAGAAAGTGTCGCGCGGCACGCTTACCTTCATCCTGGCGCACGGCATCGGCCAAAGCTTCATCGCCAAGAATGTTGCAGCCGAGGATGTGCTCGCGTTCTTGAGCGAAGATATGGAGAGGATCTGA